Proteins co-encoded in one Rhodococcus sp. PAMC28707 genomic window:
- a CDS encoding polyadenylate-specific 3'-exoribonuclease AS, with product MRYFYDTEFIEDGRTIELVSIAVVSEDGREFYAVSSEFDPSRAGKWVRRNVLPKLPPYSSPLWMGRSRIRDELLEFLVPYPGAEVELWAWVAAYDHVALCQLWGSMTELPRSLPRFSRELRQHWEDRGSPALPAVPDDAHDALADARHNLAKFIAIEAASA from the coding sequence GTGCGCTACTTCTACGACACCGAGTTCATCGAGGATGGTCGCACAATCGAGCTCGTCTCGATCGCTGTGGTCTCCGAGGACGGCCGCGAGTTCTATGCAGTCTCCTCCGAGTTCGATCCCTCCCGCGCCGGCAAATGGGTCCGGCGAAACGTCCTGCCCAAGCTGCCACCGTACTCGTCGCCGCTGTGGATGGGCAGGTCCCGAATTCGCGACGAACTGCTCGAGTTCCTGGTGCCGTACCCGGGTGCCGAGGTGGAGTTGTGGGCCTGGGTGGCTGCCTACGACCACGTCGCACTGTGCCAACTCTGGGGGTCGATGACCGAACTGCCGAGGTCGCTGCCGAGATTCAGCCGCGAGCTCCGGCAGCATTGGGAAGATCGGGGCAGCCCGGCGTTGCCCGCGGTCCCCGATGACGCCCACGACGCACTCGCCGACGCGCGGCACAACCTGGCGAAGTTCATCGCTATCGAGGCCGCGTCGGCCTGA
- a CDS encoding lysophospholipid acyltransferase family protein: MWYWLFKYVFIGPILIAMGRPTVEGAENIPARGPVILASNHQAVLDSFYLPLKAQRRITFLAKSEYFTGSGLKGAFQKWFFTAVGQVPIDRTSADAAQDALNAGARVIAKGKLLGIYPEGTRSPDGRLYKGKTGMARLALETGVQVVPVAMIGTDKMNPIGSKIWKPSKVTIKIGKPIDFSRFEGMAGNRFVERAVTDEVMYDLMLLSGQEYVDVYAASLKNAPVAPAAGVDPERLPDSKAS, from the coding sequence ATGTGGTACTGGCTGTTCAAGTACGTATTCATCGGTCCTATCCTGATTGCGATGGGCAGACCGACAGTCGAAGGTGCCGAGAACATCCCGGCGCGGGGACCGGTAATCCTGGCGAGTAATCATCAGGCAGTTCTCGATTCGTTCTATCTGCCGTTGAAGGCGCAGCGAAGAATCACGTTCCTGGCGAAGAGTGAATACTTCACAGGTTCCGGACTCAAGGGCGCCTTCCAGAAGTGGTTCTTCACCGCGGTCGGTCAGGTGCCGATCGACCGAACGAGTGCCGATGCTGCACAGGATGCGCTCAATGCCGGCGCTCGGGTGATCGCCAAGGGCAAACTGCTCGGCATCTATCCGGAGGGCACGCGCTCACCGGATGGAAGGCTGTACAAGGGCAAGACCGGTATGGCCCGACTGGCTCTGGAGACCGGAGTGCAGGTGGTGCCGGTGGCGATGATCGGAACCGACAAGATGAATCCCATCGGTTCGAAGATATGGAAGCCGTCGAAAGTTACCATCAAGATCGGCAAACCTATCGATTTTTCTCGCTTCGAAGGCATGGCGGGTAATCGGTTCGTCGAGCGAGCGGTGACCGACGAAGTGATGTACGACTTGATGTTGCTGTCCGGTCAAGAGTACGTCGACGTCTACGCCGCATCCCTGAAGAATGCCCCGGTAGCGCCCGCGGCCGGCGTTGACCCCGAGCGTCTCCCGGACTCCAAAGCGAGCTGA
- a CDS encoding glycosyltransferase 87 family protein, with protein sequence MVISCIAIAAGIAAGIAYNLFALPGLRGLDVLGDYYRIDLDVYRIGGGIFASGSPLYGQMPATALGNTLPFTYPPIAAVLFSPLSMISLYWAGIVVTALSLALLVTTIVLTLVSLGYSPKTLLVWTAGAVFAVSMILEPVFSTLDYGQINIILMVFVAADCLPKKTPWPRGVLIGFVAAVKLTPAVFVLFFLIRKDFRAAVVAGVSFATFTAIGFLATMSDSVEYWTHTLIDSDRIGKPAYPANQSITGVLARLGLDDSLRSALWIALSFGALVLTALAMRKAFQADLTAIALGVNAVLGLLVSPISWSHHWVWVVPFLVALATSAYRRRSTWLALLVGIGLVLFHFAPHWRLAPGRTSGLGWPLWDQLAASSYVWWGIAAIATVAFSTWSTSQRKATSS encoded by the coding sequence GTGGTGATCTCGTGCATCGCAATCGCTGCGGGCATCGCTGCGGGCATCGCCTACAACTTGTTCGCGCTGCCCGGCCTTCGTGGGCTGGACGTTCTCGGTGACTATTACAGAATCGATCTGGACGTCTATCGGATCGGCGGCGGCATCTTCGCTTCGGGATCACCGCTGTACGGTCAGATGCCCGCAACCGCGCTGGGGAACACTCTCCCGTTCACCTATCCCCCGATTGCTGCGGTCCTTTTCAGCCCGTTGTCGATGATTTCGCTCTACTGGGCCGGCATCGTGGTAACTGCGCTGTCTTTGGCGCTGCTGGTGACCACAATCGTGCTGACGCTGGTGTCACTCGGCTACTCACCCAAAACCTTGTTGGTGTGGACAGCCGGCGCAGTCTTCGCGGTGTCGATGATTCTCGAGCCCGTCTTCTCCACACTCGACTACGGACAAATCAACATCATTCTGATGGTGTTCGTTGCCGCGGATTGTCTGCCGAAGAAGACTCCGTGGCCTCGTGGTGTCCTCATCGGATTTGTCGCAGCCGTAAAGCTGACGCCCGCTGTATTCGTCCTCTTCTTCCTGATCCGCAAGGACTTTCGGGCTGCCGTCGTAGCGGGCGTGAGCTTTGCCACATTCACGGCCATCGGCTTTCTGGCAACAATGTCCGATTCGGTCGAATACTGGACCCACACCTTGATCGACTCCGACCGAATCGGCAAACCTGCCTACCCAGCGAACCAGAGCATCACCGGAGTTCTTGCACGGCTCGGACTCGACGACTCGCTGAGGTCGGCGCTGTGGATCGCACTGTCGTTCGGTGCGCTTGTACTTACCGCGCTCGCTATGCGGAAGGCGTTCCAGGCCGATCTCACGGCCATCGCACTCGGAGTGAACGCCGTTCTCGGGCTGCTTGTTTCGCCGATCTCGTGGTCGCACCATTGGGTGTGGGTCGTGCCGTTCCTCGTTGCACTTGCGACCTCTGCCTACCGTCGGCGCAGCACCTGGCTGGCGTTGCTGGTCGGTATCGGCCTCGTCCTGTTCCATTTCGCGCCGCATTGGCGCCTCGCGCCAGGTCGCACCTCCGGCCTCGGGTGGCCGTTATGGGACCAGCTGGCAGCGTCGTCGTACGTCTGGTGGGGAATCGCAGCGATAGCCACTGTGGCCTTCTCTACCTGGAGTACCTCACAGCGGAAGGCCACGAGCAGCTAG
- a CDS encoding Rv2175c family DNA-binding protein, which produces MSTIPYSDDVLDPSVSLLQLADVSKVLEVPKARVEQMLRDRQLLAVKRNRVPGVPEVFLDARNGQIVKGLPGLLAVLHDGGYRDEEILKWLFEEDPSLPGTPAEALHGDLMREVIRRAQAMAF; this is translated from the coding sequence GTGAGCACAATCCCTTATTCCGACGATGTCCTCGACCCGTCCGTCTCCCTGCTGCAGCTGGCGGATGTCAGCAAGGTTCTCGAAGTGCCGAAGGCCAGAGTCGAGCAGATGCTCCGCGACCGTCAGCTCCTCGCAGTCAAGCGGAACAGAGTTCCCGGTGTCCCCGAAGTGTTTCTCGACGCCCGTAACGGTCAGATCGTCAAAGGTCTGCCGGGGCTCCTGGCGGTATTGCACGATGGCGGGTATCGGGACGAGGAAATTTTGAAGTGGCTGTTCGAGGAGGACCCGAGTCTTCCCGGAACTCCCGCCGAAGCACTGCACGGGGATTTGATGCGAGAGGTCATCAGGCGCGCTCAAGCGATGGCCTTCTGA
- a CDS encoding ROK family protein: MKRHRELLTIGIDVGGTSLRASVVDSSGQVIDSAQSPTPHSAAALEHGLDRAVQELAGRHSVSAVGLAVAGFIDSDRTSVRFAPHLPWIDTPVASQMSERIGLPVLLEHDANSAAWAEYRFGAAAGGRNVVMVSIGTGIGAALLIDGRIYRGSYGVAPELGHIQVVPDGRACPCGKRGCWERYCSGTALVDTAVEFLASDQASSTILAREVFLDPGSLTGRRIASAAQGGDEIARRTMADFARWLGVGLALVSDVYDPDLIVIAGGVATSSSQFLDEARGHYARLVTGAGHRPLARIVSTQLGEAAGMIGAADLARCDFLIDAC; the protein is encoded by the coding sequence ATGAAGCGGCATCGGGAATTGCTCACCATCGGTATCGATGTCGGTGGTACCAGCCTGCGTGCCTCCGTCGTCGACTCGTCCGGTCAGGTCATCGATTCCGCCCAGTCGCCGACGCCTCATTCGGCTGCCGCTCTCGAGCACGGTCTCGATCGAGCTGTCCAGGAACTGGCCGGCCGACATTCTGTTTCCGCGGTAGGGCTTGCGGTCGCAGGGTTCATCGACTCCGACCGAACCTCGGTACGATTCGCGCCGCACCTGCCGTGGATCGACACTCCGGTGGCCAGTCAGATGAGCGAGCGTATCGGGTTGCCGGTTCTTCTCGAACACGATGCCAATTCGGCTGCATGGGCCGAATATCGTTTCGGTGCGGCGGCAGGCGGTCGGAACGTGGTGATGGTGTCGATAGGGACGGGAATCGGAGCCGCACTCCTGATCGATGGTCGGATCTATCGAGGTAGCTATGGTGTTGCACCGGAGCTGGGGCACATCCAGGTCGTCCCCGACGGTCGCGCCTGCCCGTGCGGAAAGCGCGGATGCTGGGAACGGTATTGCAGCGGAACTGCTCTCGTCGATACTGCTGTCGAATTCCTTGCTTCGGACCAAGCGTCGTCCACAATATTGGCGCGCGAGGTTTTTCTCGATCCGGGATCACTGACCGGCCGCCGCATCGCCTCCGCTGCGCAGGGCGGCGATGAGATCGCGCGACGAACGATGGCCGACTTTGCTCGTTGGCTCGGGGTCGGTCTTGCGTTGGTCAGCGACGTCTACGATCCAGATTTGATCGTCATCGCGGGCGGCGTGGCGACTTCGTCGAGTCAGTTCTTGGATGAGGCGCGGGGCCACTATGCGCGACTGGTCACCGGTGCTGGTCACCGGCCGCTTGCCCGGATCGTGAGCACACAGCTCGGTGAAGCCGCAGGCATGATCGGTGCGGCGGACCTTGCGCGTTGCGATTTTCTGATCGATGCGTGTTGA
- a CDS encoding phytoene/squalene synthase family protein, whose product MGELDAIDPALHDAYRLCRDLNAQHGKTYFLATRLLPSDKRAGVHALYGFARMVDDIVDVDVNSADVELETPATAPIGTTVSQSDRDAAAKLDVLEQRVRNALGGAVLGSSRSDRVLQALADTTARYSIPHEYYFAFLHSMRMDIPGTPMFKSRYRTMAELDEYMYGSAAVIGLEMLPILGTSTNIADAVRPAAALGEAFQLTNFIRDMGEDLDRDRIYLPTEELEAFGVDEELLRACRQSGRTDARIDRALAHLIAHTRAVYRDAEPGIDMLAPSVQPGMRTALLLYGGILREIEDGGYRVLIERARVPQWRRISVAAPRLAATGWNVVRERARLRRPSLERA is encoded by the coding sequence ATGGGTGAACTAGACGCTATCGACCCGGCCCTGCACGACGCATATCGCCTGTGCCGTGACCTGAACGCGCAGCACGGAAAGACGTACTTCCTCGCCACGCGCCTGCTTCCCAGTGACAAGCGGGCAGGAGTGCACGCGCTGTACGGCTTTGCTCGAATGGTCGACGATATCGTCGATGTGGACGTGAACTCGGCCGACGTCGAGCTCGAGACGCCCGCTACCGCCCCGATCGGGACCACGGTGTCACAATCCGACCGCGATGCCGCCGCCAAACTCGATGTCCTCGAGCAGCGGGTCCGCAACGCTCTCGGCGGCGCCGTCCTGGGATCGAGCCGATCGGACAGAGTGCTACAAGCGTTGGCGGACACCACAGCTCGATACTCCATCCCGCACGAGTACTACTTTGCGTTTCTCCACTCCATGCGCATGGACATCCCGGGCACACCGATGTTCAAGTCCCGCTATCGGACGATGGCCGAGCTGGACGAATACATGTACGGCTCCGCCGCAGTAATCGGTCTGGAGATGCTTCCGATCCTCGGCACCTCGACGAACATCGCCGACGCTGTACGCCCTGCTGCAGCACTCGGTGAAGCTTTCCAGCTGACGAACTTCATCCGCGACATGGGCGAGGATCTCGACCGCGACCGGATCTACCTTCCGACAGAAGAACTGGAAGCATTCGGCGTCGACGAGGAACTACTGCGAGCGTGTCGGCAATCAGGTCGAACCGATGCCCGGATAGATCGAGCGTTGGCCCACCTCATCGCGCACACCCGGGCGGTCTATCGGGACGCCGAACCAGGAATCGACATGTTGGCACCCTCCGTCCAGCCAGGAATGCGCACGGCCTTGCTGCTGTACGGAGGGATCCTTCGTGAAATCGAAGACGGCGGCTACCGGGTGCTCATCGAACGCGCCCGGGTTCCGCAATGGCGTCGAATATCGGTTGCGGCGCCGAGATTGGCCGCCACCGGATGGAACGTGGTTCGCGAAAGGGCACGGCTCAGAAGGCCATCGCTTGAGCGCGCCTGA
- the pknB gene encoding Stk1 family PASTA domain-containing Ser/Thr kinase, with product MTGGSVSVGSLLDRRYRIDAPIARGGMSTVYRALDTRLDRPVAVKIMDPAFAADPQFVARFEFEARAVARLTNPGLVAVYDHGRDGEFAFLVMELVEGGTLRELLRERGPMPPHAAAAVVRPVLEALGTAHRAGLVHRDVKPENILISDSGDVKIADFGLVRAVAASNTTSSSVILGTAAYLSPEQVTTGSANAGSDVFGVGVVLFELLTGRTPFTGDTSLSIAYQRIDNDVPRPSEIIAGVPEELDDLVRHATVRDPAGRFQNADEMARALASVCARLELPSYRVPAPRRSAEHSSAAAMGAPTTFAGARHEPQAPATEVVSLQQADGVHHTRVQTAPTARPEYDHDDTPQPAPVGPRQYQFPDFDADRQRSRRTIVIWLTIVALLAVLVGFGGWWMGSGRYTSVPVVEGLDIAAAANTLESAGLTSTTRGTYSDSAPLDTLIGTDPGSGSRITKGEEVSLLVSLGAPTVPVVAPNTAVGDMQRQLRDRTFVPGDGGETFSTTAPVGTVAALDPSPGTVLSVGDTVKVLRSKGAPPVTIPDVAGKSAEEATAELATVGISVSATQLAFDKSTDGGKVIATDPAIGGTVNAGSTVTLKVSNAITVPSLLGRSVGSARGTLERLELGVQVRQVVDTDGSLVITQNPSPGSRVAPGSSVSVVSLP from the coding sequence ATGACCGGAGGGTCCGTGTCGGTAGGTTCGTTACTGGACCGGCGCTACCGAATCGACGCACCGATCGCCCGCGGTGGAATGTCGACGGTGTACCGAGCGCTCGATACACGCCTGGATCGGCCGGTGGCGGTGAAGATCATGGACCCCGCATTCGCCGCGGATCCCCAATTCGTCGCACGCTTCGAGTTCGAGGCACGAGCGGTGGCCAGGCTGACCAACCCGGGCCTCGTCGCCGTCTACGACCACGGACGCGACGGCGAGTTCGCATTTCTCGTCATGGAGTTGGTCGAAGGCGGAACGCTGCGCGAACTGCTCCGCGAACGCGGCCCGATGCCCCCACATGCCGCAGCTGCCGTCGTACGGCCGGTGCTCGAGGCGCTCGGAACAGCGCATCGCGCCGGACTCGTCCACCGCGACGTCAAGCCCGAGAACATTCTCATCTCGGACTCCGGTGACGTCAAGATCGCCGACTTCGGGCTCGTTCGAGCCGTCGCAGCGTCGAATACGACGTCCAGCAGTGTCATTCTCGGCACTGCGGCCTACTTGTCCCCCGAGCAGGTGACCACCGGTTCGGCCAATGCAGGCAGCGACGTCTTCGGTGTCGGGGTCGTGCTGTTCGAGCTACTGACCGGCCGGACGCCTTTTACTGGAGACACCTCGCTCTCCATTGCCTACCAACGCATCGACAACGACGTCCCCCGCCCCAGCGAGATCATCGCGGGGGTACCTGAAGAACTCGACGATCTGGTCCGCCACGCCACAGTCCGCGATCCGGCAGGGCGATTCCAGAACGCCGACGAGATGGCGCGCGCGTTGGCGAGCGTCTGCGCCCGGCTCGAACTGCCTTCGTATCGAGTTCCCGCACCCAGGCGCTCTGCCGAACACAGCAGCGCAGCTGCGATGGGCGCTCCGACTACATTCGCCGGAGCGCGTCACGAACCACAGGCCCCTGCCACGGAGGTGGTATCCCTCCAGCAGGCCGACGGTGTCCATCACACCCGAGTCCAGACGGCCCCGACCGCGAGGCCGGAGTACGACCACGACGACACCCCGCAGCCCGCTCCGGTAGGCCCTCGCCAATACCAGTTTCCAGATTTCGATGCGGACAGGCAAAGGTCACGAAGAACGATCGTCATCTGGCTCACCATCGTGGCGTTGCTGGCGGTACTGGTCGGGTTCGGCGGCTGGTGGATGGGTTCAGGACGGTACACCTCGGTCCCCGTCGTGGAGGGATTGGACATCGCGGCCGCCGCGAACACGCTCGAATCCGCAGGGTTGACGAGCACTACTCGCGGCACGTACTCCGACAGTGCGCCGCTCGACACCCTCATCGGAACAGATCCTGGCTCCGGCTCACGGATCACCAAGGGTGAGGAAGTTTCTCTACTCGTCTCCCTCGGTGCGCCGACCGTCCCCGTCGTCGCTCCGAACACCGCTGTCGGCGATATGCAGCGCCAGCTCCGCGATCGCACCTTCGTGCCCGGCGACGGGGGCGAAACGTTCAGCACCACCGCGCCGGTCGGTACCGTCGCGGCGCTCGATCCCTCACCAGGCACCGTGCTGTCCGTCGGCGACACAGTCAAGGTATTGCGATCGAAAGGCGCTCCCCCCGTGACGATTCCGGACGTCGCCGGCAAGTCTGCGGAAGAGGCAACTGCCGAACTGGCCACCGTCGGTATATCCGTCTCGGCGACCCAGTTGGCCTTCGACAAGTCGACCGACGGCGGGAAGGTGATTGCCACCGACCCAGCGATCGGGGGGACCGTCAACGCCGGCAGCACGGTGACCCTGAAAGTATCCAATGCGATCACCGTCCCGTCGCTACTCGGACGCTCGGTGGGATCTGCCCGGGGCACGCTCGAACGGCTCGAACTCGGTGTCCAGGTTCGGCAAGTAGTCGACACCGACGGGTCGCTGGTCATTACTCAGAACCCGAGCCCAGGGTCCAGAGTGGCCCCGGGCTCGTCGGTGTCGGTCGTCTCCCTCCCCTGA
- a CDS encoding alpha-(1->6)-mannopyranosyltransferase A: MLFLRSPEGHSALLGLVGSVLITFGGFGAGSVRRRDPLLESMHLSWLRFGHGLVLSSIIVWIGVLLMIIAWVRLGRATLGGRTTLGELRWVVPAWTAPLLFAVPMFSRDAFSYLAQGALLRDGFDPYGVGPVANPGILLDNVSNVWTTTTAPYGPLFLLLGQAITSITGDNVIAGTMLLRITMLPGLALMVWAVPRLARHLGGSAPLALWLAVLNPLVLVHLIGGVHNELLMVGLMTAGIVLVLERHHVGGVALVALAVAIKATAGLALPFMVWIWMIHERERAIQENRTPLSPIAAFAKTAGIGAGVFAAVFVITSAIAGVGIGWLTALSGSAKIINWLSLPTILAHLTTVSTSWFLDVRLGPVLDVTRMLCAIALAVIIVGTWWLYRKTERDAVKGIVIALVAIVVLSPAALPWYYSWPLALAAGFALSTRTLMILVGLSTWLMLVFRPDGSIGLYTFAHVALATFAAVVAGLSLTRVDPLRLRVGHNDHTPTIESDTPAENTEVSKADHG, from the coding sequence ATGCTGTTCCTGCGGAGTCCAGAAGGACACTCGGCACTCCTCGGGTTGGTCGGTTCAGTGCTCATCACGTTCGGTGGGTTCGGTGCAGGCAGCGTGCGAAGACGCGATCCGTTGCTCGAGTCGATGCATTTGTCTTGGCTTCGATTCGGCCACGGCCTCGTCCTGTCGAGCATCATCGTCTGGATCGGCGTCCTGCTGATGATCATCGCGTGGGTACGTCTGGGACGTGCCACACTCGGCGGTCGCACCACCTTGGGCGAGCTCCGCTGGGTCGTCCCCGCCTGGACAGCCCCCCTTCTGTTCGCAGTGCCGATGTTCAGCCGAGACGCATTTTCCTACCTCGCGCAGGGCGCCCTGCTGCGTGACGGATTCGACCCCTATGGCGTTGGGCCCGTAGCCAACCCGGGCATTCTCCTGGACAACGTCAGTAACGTCTGGACCACGACGACCGCTCCTTATGGGCCGCTGTTTCTCCTCCTCGGTCAGGCGATCACCAGCATCACCGGTGACAACGTCATTGCCGGCACGATGCTGCTCCGCATCACGATGCTCCCTGGTCTGGCACTGATGGTGTGGGCTGTCCCACGACTCGCCCGGCACCTCGGCGGCTCGGCACCGCTGGCTCTGTGGTTGGCGGTACTCAATCCTCTCGTTCTGGTCCACTTGATCGGCGGTGTCCACAACGAGCTGCTGATGGTCGGCTTGATGACCGCCGGCATCGTGCTGGTTCTCGAGCGGCATCATGTCGGTGGTGTTGCACTTGTCGCATTGGCCGTCGCCATCAAGGCCACGGCAGGTCTTGCATTGCCGTTCATGGTGTGGATCTGGATGATTCACGAGCGCGAGCGGGCGATCCAAGAGAATCGGACTCCGCTGTCACCGATCGCTGCATTCGCGAAGACTGCAGGTATCGGCGCCGGTGTCTTTGCAGCAGTCTTCGTCATCACTTCCGCCATCGCCGGTGTTGGAATAGGCTGGCTCACCGCACTGTCCGGTTCCGCGAAGATCATCAATTGGCTGTCACTGCCTACGATTCTGGCTCATCTCACCACGGTCAGCACGTCCTGGTTCCTCGATGTTCGCCTCGGGCCTGTCCTCGACGTGACTCGCATGCTGTGCGCCATCGCCCTTGCTGTCATCATCGTCGGTACCTGGTGGCTGTACCGCAAGACCGAGCGCGATGCCGTCAAGGGAATCGTCATCGCGCTGGTTGCAATCGTCGTGCTCTCCCCTGCCGCATTGCCCTGGTATTACTCGTGGCCGTTGGCGCTTGCAGCAGGTTTCGCACTGTCGACCCGAACCCTGATGATCCTTGTCGGACTATCGACGTGGCTGATGCTCGTGTTCAGGCCCGACGGATCGATCGGCCTCTACACTTTCGCTCACGTCGCGCTCGCAACGTTCGCAGCTGTGGTTGCAGGGCTTTCCCTCACCCGAGTCGACCCCCTGCGACTGCGTGTCGGACACAACGACCACACACCCACGATCGAATCGGACACTCCAGCCGAGAACACCGAAGTGAGCAAAGCGGACCATGGGTGA
- a CDS encoding 3-deoxy-7-phosphoheptulonate synthase class II — translation MNWTVDVPIDRLPELPPLSPTLRSQLDDALAKPAAQQPQWDPEQAADMRKVLESVPPITVAGEVEALSDKLAAVARGEAFLLQGGDCAETFADNTEPHIKGNIRTLLQMAVVLTYGASMPVVKVARIAGQYAKPRSANTDALGLLSYRGDMVNSLVADEAVRGHDPSRLVRAYANASAAMNLVRALTGAGMADLHKVHDWNREFVANSPAGARYEALAGEIDRGLRFMDACGVKDPNLHTAQIYASHEALVLDYERAMLRLDNTDDHPKLYDLSAHFLWIGDRTRQLDGAHIALAELISNPIGLKIGPSTTPEMAVEYVERLDPTNKPGRLTLISRMGNGKVRDLLPPIIEKVQATGHQVIWQCDPMHGNTHEASTGYKTRHFDRIVDEVQGFFEIHNGLGTHPGGIHVELTGDNVTECLGGAQDISDLDLSGRYETACDPRLNTQQSLELAFLVAEMLRG, via the coding sequence GTGAACTGGACTGTCGACGTACCCATCGACCGCTTGCCCGAACTTCCTCCGTTGTCTCCGACGTTGCGTTCTCAGTTGGACGACGCGCTGGCCAAGCCCGCGGCGCAGCAGCCGCAGTGGGACCCGGAGCAGGCAGCCGACATGCGAAAGGTCCTCGAGAGCGTCCCACCGATCACGGTTGCGGGCGAGGTAGAGGCGTTGTCGGACAAGCTCGCCGCCGTTGCGCGTGGTGAGGCATTCTTGTTGCAGGGTGGCGACTGCGCGGAGACTTTCGCAGACAACACCGAACCGCATATCAAGGGCAATATCCGCACGCTTTTGCAGATGGCCGTGGTTCTTACCTACGGCGCGAGCATGCCAGTGGTCAAGGTGGCGCGAATCGCGGGGCAGTACGCAAAGCCGCGGTCGGCCAATACCGACGCACTCGGACTGCTGTCCTACCGCGGAGACATGGTGAACTCGTTGGTAGCGGACGAGGCAGTGCGAGGCCACGACCCATCGCGACTGGTCCGTGCATACGCGAACGCAAGTGCTGCGATGAACCTCGTGCGAGCGCTGACCGGTGCCGGAATGGCGGATCTGCACAAGGTCCACGACTGGAACCGTGAATTCGTCGCCAATTCGCCTGCAGGTGCGCGCTACGAAGCCCTCGCAGGCGAGATCGATCGAGGCCTGCGCTTCATGGACGCGTGCGGCGTCAAAGACCCGAACCTGCACACCGCGCAGATCTATGCGAGTCACGAAGCGCTGGTGCTCGACTACGAGCGCGCGATGCTGCGGCTCGACAACACCGACGATCACCCCAAGCTCTACGACCTGTCGGCGCATTTCTTGTGGATCGGCGATCGCACGCGGCAGCTCGACGGTGCCCACATCGCACTGGCCGAACTCATCTCGAACCCCATCGGCTTGAAGATCGGGCCGAGCACTACACCCGAGATGGCCGTGGAATACGTCGAACGACTCGACCCCACGAACAAGCCGGGACGGCTGACTCTCATTTCGCGCATGGGTAACGGCAAAGTGCGGGATTTGCTGCCCCCGATCATCGAGAAGGTGCAAGCAACAGGGCACCAGGTCATCTGGCAGTGCGATCCGATGCATGGCAACACTCACGAGGCGTCGACCGGATACAAGACACGTCATTTCGACAGGATCGTCGACGAGGTTCAAGGATTCTTCGAGATCCACAACGGGCTCGGCACACATCCCGGCGGTATTCACGTCGAACTGACCGGTGACAACGTGACCGAATGCCTCGGTGGCGCACAGGACATCTCCGACCTCGATCTCTCCGGCCGTTACGAGACAGCATGTGATCCCCGGCTGAACACGCAGCAGTCGCTCGAGCTTGCGTTCCTGGTGGCGGAGATGTTGCGCGGCTGA